From Coffea arabica cultivar ET-39 chromosome 2e, Coffea Arabica ET-39 HiFi, whole genome shotgun sequence, the proteins below share one genomic window:
- the LOC140036978 gene encoding L-type lectin-domain containing receptor kinase IV.1-like, translating into MSLKTTLVLVVACILAESAASNDPGFSYNGFQSANMILDGAARIRRNGILELTNTSDSKTGGMGHAFFPNPINFKNTSNSSAFSFYTYFVFAMVPEFPTLAGGHGIVFVIAPTRGLPGAQSKGFLGLFNESNNGNATNHVFGVELDTDETNDFGDINDNHVGIDINSLRSKAAKPAGYQARNGSDLNISLTSGQPIQIWVEYNGLDKQFDVTLAPLSQGKPNASLLTLSYDLSPILKRKMYVGFSSSTGSRPTSHYILGWSFQINGIAQRLDLSRLPKLPRVGKKEASQLLTIGLPLICIISTSTAISGVVYYVRRKRKFAEVVEEWELAYGPHRFRYKDLYIATKGFKDKDLLGAGGFGKVYRGVLPTNNIEVAVKKVSHESRQGIREFVAEIVSIGRLRHRNLVPLLGYCRRKSELLLVYEFMSNGSLDRFLYNLKDYTLNWNERFRVIKGVASGLLYLHEEWEQVVIHRDVKASNVLLDSELNGRLGDFGLARLYDHGTAPQTTHVVGTLGYLAPELNRRGKATTGTDVYAFGAFMLEVACGRRPIEPAAPTEDVVLVDRVYSCWNRGEILEAVDPKLGADYVIEEAELVLKLGLLSSHSEPTARPSMRQVLLYLDCSAEPPKLPSLGITANGLASAGYDGPNDFISSYPSSADKACSRSSSIIADSVLSGGC; encoded by the coding sequence ATGTCACTCAAAACAACATTAGTACTGGTGGTGGCGTGTATACTGGCTGAAAGCGCAGCTTCGAACGATCCCGGATTCAGCTATAATGGGTTCCAATCGGCGAACATGATTCTTGATGGAGCAGCAAGAATCAGAAGAAATGGCATCCTTGAGCTGACCAACACATCTGACTCCAAAACAGGAGGCATGGGGCATGCCTTTTTTCCCAATCCCAtcaatttcaaaaacacctcTAACAGTTCAGCTTTCTCCTTTTACACCTACTTTGTCTTCGCTATGGTGCCAGAATTTCCAACCCTGGCAGGTGGCCACGGGATTGTTTTCGTGATTGCACCAACAAGAGGTCTTCCAGGGGCTCAATCGAAGGGGTTCTTGGGCCTGTTCAATGAGAGCAACAATGGCAATGCCACTAATCACGTTTTCGGGGTGGAGCTGGACACTGACGAGACCAATGACTTCGGTGATATCAATGACAATCATGTTGGTATAGATATTAACAGTTTAAGGTCTAAAGCAGCAAAGCCAGCAGGATACCAGGCTAGAAATGGTTCAGATTTAAATATAAGTCTTACTAGTGGCCAGCCAATTCAAATTTGGGTGGAATATAATGGGTTGGATAAGCAATTCGATGTTACATTAGCTCCGTTGTCACAAGGTAAGCCAAATGCTTCTCTCTTGACTCTGTCCTACGATCTTTCGCCAATATTGAAGAGGAAAATGTATGTTGGATTCTCATCATCCACGGGTTCACGACCAACATCCCATTATATCCTGGGATGGAGCTTCCAGATAAATGGGATTGCACAAAGGCTCGATCTCAGTAGGCTTCCAAAGCTTCCTCGAGTTGGAAAAAAGGAGGCGTCTCAACTTTTGACAATCGGCTTGCCCCTGATTTGCATAATTTCAACATCAACTGCGATCTCAGGAGTAGTTTACTATGTAAGGAGGAAGAGGAAGTTTGCAGAAGTGGTGGAAGAATGGGAACTTGCTTACGGACCACACAGGTTCAGGTACAAAGATTTATACATTGCCACCAAAGGGTTTAAAGATAAAGATTTACTAGGTGCAGGAGGGTTTGGAAAGGTCTACAGAGGAGTTCTGCCAACAAACAACATTGAGGTTGCCGTCAAGAAGGTATCTCATGAATCAAGACAGGGAATAAGAGAATTTGTGGCTGAAATAGTTAGTATTGGCCGTCTGCGCCATCGAAATCTGGTGCCACTCTTGGGTTATTGTCGGCGCAAGAGCGAGTTGCTTTTGGTCTATGAATTCATGTCCAATGGGAGTCTGGACAGGTTCTTATACAACCTGAAGGATTACACCCTCAATTGGAATGAAAGATTTCGAGTTATTAAAGGTGTAGCATCTGGATTGCTTTATCTACATGAGGAATGGGAGCAAGTAGTTATTCACAGGGATGTAAAAGCTAGCAATGTATTATTAGACAGTGAATTGAATGGAAGGTTAGGAGATTTCGGGCTTGCAAGGTTATATGATCATGGAACTGCCCCACAAACTACCCATGTAGTGGGAACTCTTGGTTACCTTGCCCCTGAGCTTAATAGAAGGGGAAAGGCCACAACAGGCACGGATGTTTATGCATTCGGGGCCTTTATGCTTGAGGTTGCCTGCGGGAGGAGGCCAATCGAGCCAGCAGCGCCCACGGAGGATGTGGTTTTGGTTGATCGCGTGTATTCATGCTGGAatagaggtgaaattcttgaggCGGTTGATCCAAAATTGGGAGCTGATTATGTGATTGAGGAGGCGGAATTGGTGTTGAAGCTAGGTCTGTTATCATCGCATTCTGAGCCCACTGCTCGGCCAAGCATGCGGCAAGTTTTGCTCTACTTGGATTGCTCTGCGGAACCACCTAAATTGCCATCTCTTGGTATTACTGCAAATGGCTTGGCATCTGCAGGTTATGATGGCCCTAATGATTTTATTAGCTCCTATCCATCTTCGGCGGATAAGGCATGTTCTAGATCTTCTTCTATCATTGCTGATTCTGTTCTTTCTGGTGGCTGCTGA
- the LOC113732387 gene encoding L-type lectin-domain containing receptor kinase IV.1-like, with translation MLILIKLILLVVSSLSGFASSQDFSITYNGFRSSNLSLDGIAEIAPNGLLKLTNATRQEKGHAFFPNPVSFKNSPNSSAFSFSTTFVFAILPEYPTLSGHGIAFVIAPTRGLPGALPSQYLGLFNESNTGNATNHVFAVELDTIQSSEFHDINDNHVGIDIDGLTSTRAQPAGYYSDSNGKLQNLNLISGKAMQVWVDYDGTAKHISVTLAPIHATKPNQPLLSLSYDLSPVLNETMYIGFSSSTGSVLTSHCVLGWSFKMNGVAQGLDLSQLPKLPRNGPKEKSKVLTIGLPVILIVSLSIAISGIIYQVRTKKKFAEVLEDWERDYGPHRFKYKDLYIATKGFRDKELLGRGGFGRVYRGVLPSSKLEVAVKRVSHESRQGMKEFVAEIVSIGRLRHRNLVPLLGYCRRKAELLLVYEYMPNGSLDRYLYEQPKYNLNWNQRFRVIKGVASGLFYLHEGWEQIVIHRDVKASNVLLDGELNGRLGDFGLARLYDHGTDPQTTHVVGTLGYLAPEHTRTGKATTGTDVYAFGAFLLEVVCGRRPIETQAPTEDAILVDWVFSCWNKGQVLEAVDPNMGLDYVREEVELVMKLGLLCSNSEPTARPSMRQVVLYLDGALALPDLCSLGISANGLSFANHEGFSDFALSYPSSMDKGSSYASSVTESLLSGGR, from the coding sequence ATGTTGATTCTAATCAAGCTTATACTGCTTGTGGTTTCCTCTCTATCCGGCTTTGCATCTTCCCAGGACTTTAGTATCACCTACAATGGATTCCGGTCGTCGAACTTGAGCCTGGATGGCATAGCTGAAATCGCACCAAATGGCCTCTTGAAGCTAACCAATGCCACCAGGCAAGAGAAAGGTCATGCCTTCTTTCCTAATCCCGTCAGCTTCAAGAATTCACCTAATTCCTCTGCTTTCTCCTTTTCCACCACCTTTGTCTTCGCCATATTGCCCGAATATCCCACTTTGAGTGGTCATGGGATTGCTTTCGTAATTGCGCCAACGCGAGGCCTTCCAGGAGCTCTTCCTAGTCAGTATCTCGGCCTCTTCAACGAATCCAACACTGGAAATGCGACCAATCATGTTTTTGCAGTGGAACTCGACACAATCCAAAGCAGCGAGTTCCATGATATTAATGATAACCACGTTGGGATCGACATCGATGGGCTGACCTCTACACGAGCACAGCCAGCAGGTTACTATTCCGATAGCAATGGTAAGCTTCAGAATTTGAATCTTATTAGTGGTAAAGCAATGCAAGTTTGGGTGGATTATGATGGAACAGCCAAGCATATAAGTGTCACATTAGCTCCAATACATGCTACTAAACCAAACCAACCTCTTTTATCTTTATCCTATGATCTTTCACCAGTACTAAATGAAACCATGTATATTGGTTTTTCATCATCCACCGGTTCTGTGCTGACATCCCATTGCGTCCTGGGATGGAGTTTCAagatgaatggtgtggctcaagGGCTTGATCTTTCTCAACTTCCTAAGCTCCCACGAAATGGGCCCAAGGAAAAATCCAAAGTTTTAACCATTGGTTTGCCTGTCATTTTGATTGTTTCTCTGTCAATTGCAATCTCTGGCATAATATATCAGGTGAGAACCAAGAAGAAGTTTGCAGAAGTGCTTGAGGATTGGGAGCGTGACTATGGCCCTCACAGATTCAAGTACAAAGATTTATATATCGCCACAAAAGGGTTCAGGGACAAGGAGTTACTGGGAAGAGGGGGTTTTGGAAGGGTATACCGAGGTGTCCTGCCTAGCTCCAAACTTGAGGTTGCTGTCAAGAGGGTGTCTCATGAATCCAGGCAAGGAATGAAGGAATTTGTGGCAGAAATTGTCAGCATAGGCCGGTTACGCCACAGAAATTTGGTTCCACTTTTAGGTTACTGCAGGCGAAAAGCTGAATTGCTATTGGTTTACGAATACATGCCAAATGGAAGCCTGGACAGGTATCTATACGAGCAGCCTAAGTACAACCTGAATTGGAACCAAAGATTTCGAGTCATAAAAGGCGTTGCATCTGGATTGTTTTATCTACATGAAGGATGGGAACAAATAGTGATTCACAGAGATGTAAAGGCCAGCAACGTCCTGTTAGACGGTGAATTGAATGGAAGATTAGGAGATTTTGGGCTTGCGAGATTGTATGATCATGGGACAGACCCTCAAACAACTCACGTTGTTGGAACACTCGGGTACCTCGCGCCAGAGCATACTAGAACTGGCAAGGCTACAACCGGCACAGATGTATACGCCTTTGGGGCCTTTTTGCTTGAGGTGGTTTGCGGTAGAAGGCCAATAGAAACACAAGCCCCGACAGAGGATGCCATTTTGGTTGATTGGGTATTTTCTTGCTGGAACAAGGGGCAAGTTCTTGAAGCTGTTGATCCAAACATGGGACTAGATTATGTCAGAGAGGAGGTGGAATTGGTTATGAAGCTTGGATTGTTGTGCTCGAACTCAGAGCCCACAGCAAGGCCAAGCATGCGTCAAGTTGTTCTATATTTGGATGGCGCTTTGGCACTGCCAGATTTATGCTCACTTGGGATTTCTGCCAATGGCTTATCCTTTGCAAATCATGAAGGTTTCAGTGATTTTGCCTTATCATATCCATCTTCAATGGACAAGGGATCTTCATATGCTTCTTCTGTTACGGAATCGCTGCTATCTGGAGGTCGCTGA